GGCTCAAGCGGCTAAAGATCAGGTGTTTGCCGGCTTCTTGCGCCACGTACGCATTGTCGACATTGACGAGGTGGCTGGTACGGCCTGCACGGATGCGATTATTTCCATCGGTTTTGCCAAGACTTCACACGGGCGCCTCCTCCAGCAATTTGGCAAATTGGAGGGTGACGATGGCAGTGGTGTGCTCTTGGACGCTGTAGCGCTGGCTCAGCGCCGTCTCGATATCGTCTGTGCCTTTAGCGCTGACGACATGGAAGACAACCGCCTTCATCAGCCTGGGCCACGCCTGCTCAAGCAGATGTTGCAATGGGCGCAAACGCTGGATGGGGATACCCGCCAGGCTCAGCCAGCTCCGGCGAGTAGTAATGTCCTCTTTGCCGATTTAGCACAGCGTTTGAAGCAGCAGGGCTTGGATACGGCTCTCGACTATGGCTTTGATGACGGGATGCGTATTCCGCTAGTTGTGGGCCGCAAGGGACAGCCTTACAGCCTAGCCGTGGTAACTGACGACGTTAACTTTATGCACACGCAGTCAACTCGTGAGCGTCACCGGTTCAGGATGGAGGACTTGGAGCGCTTAGGCTGGTCCGCCATGACCGCTTGGAGTGTTTCGGCTTTCGTCAACCCCGACAAAGAAGCTGACCGGATTGTGGCCCGAGTGAAGGCTGCGTCTGTCAGCGGCAATCCGCAGACCCAGCAGGATCAGTCGTGAACCTATGAATGCAGCAGATGAATCCCAGCCCTCTCGAGAGCATCGCCGGGAGAGGGCACACCGGCGGGTCGTGCGGCGGGGCACCGAGCTCTTCGAGGGGGACGGCTTGGACGGCGTTCCTTCTGGAGACGAGCCGCCCGAGCCTATCGAGCATAAGCAGGCTGACGATGACCGCCGCATCTTGGGCGAGTTACCGCCTCACTGGGGCCTGTTTCCTGCCGAGAAAGACTGAGGAGTCTGGCTGCTGGCCTGGCCAGTTACCTGCCTTCGACCTGGCTCTTGGCTGCGTAGCTCCTTCAAAATGCTCTGCAAGAGTTCCACAGTCTGTTCGTCGGTGCTGGGTTTCGCGTCGTCTTTGCTGTCCTCTTTATCCTGCCCGGTGGCTGTGCGCGTCAGGTCGCGCAGCTTGTTAATGGGCAGAATAACGCAGAAGTAAATGGCTGCGGCCACGAGCAAGAAGTTGATCACTTCGCCCAGAATAGCGCCGAATGAGATGGTCGCCTTGCCGTTGCTGATGGTCAGTAAGCCGCTCAGATCGGGCTTACCGAAGATCATAGCGATGAGGGGGCTCAGAAAGTTTTTGACGATGGAGTTGACCACGGCGGTCACCGCGGAGCCCATGACCACGCCAACTGCCATGTCGACCATAGAGCCGCGTGAAATAAACTGCTTGAAGCCGGACAAGGGCCCCTTATTGCTTATTGCTGAGAGCTCGCGAGCTGCGTGCGATGCTTGCTGCGTCATTGATGTCTTGCCTGATGCCATGGTTTCCCTCCACTGGTGGAGTCCACTTCCCCCTTTGGAAAGTTGACTACTCCTATTATGGGCTGTGAGGCTGACGCTAAGGCCGCGCTGCCTGTTGACTGGGCTGCGGATTCGCTGTTGGGGCTTGGTAGACGGCAATGATGGCGGCATTCTCCGGCAGTCCCAGCGCGCGTAAGGCGTCTTCGGCTTGGAGGGCAAAAGTGGTGAACCCGCTTGCAGTGCTTCCGGCAGCGTTCTTGCTTCCGCTGGCCTGCTCGTCGGCAGTCGCGGGCAACTGCATAGTGAGTGCCTGTTGAGCCACTAGACATTGGCCGCTAGTTGGCGGTTGCTGACTGCCTGGCGCTGGGGGCAGGGGGTGAGAGCAGTCCGTTGAGGCAATGAGTTCTACCTTTTGCCCGGGCAGCAGGGATTCCGGCGCTGATGCCAGTGCCAGGCGCACGCTGGTAGCTCCGGTGGGGAGGAGGGGAGCCGGGCTAACGGCTTGTGCCAGGAGCGGCTGGCCTGCGGTGAGCCCAATTTGAGCGATTTTTCCTGTTGCCTGCCCCTTACTGGTGAGTAAGTGTGCGGATAGGGCAGAGGCAGGTAGTGAAACCAGTTTGACCATTGAGGGGCGTATGCGGCTGCCGCGATCTATCTGCTGGGATGCTACTAGAACGGTGCTCTGCTCCTGGGAGTTGGCGACGACTTGCAGGGCGCAGAATACGGCTAAGCCTGCGCACAGGGCGGCAAATGCTCGCCGGTATTGAGCCCTTCGCCGCCGCGACTTGAGGCCGGAAGTCAATCCTAAAAGTTCTTGAGCGGTATGTAAATCGGTCATGACTCCAGTCTGCGCCTTCCCGGGGGTGGAAGGCAAGGAGTCATGACTGATGTGGTCGAATGTGCGTCTGCGGCTTTATAGAGCCAAAGCTCTACTTGCTCGACGAGCTTTTCGAGGAGGAAGCGCCGTCGGTGCGGTAAAAACCGTGCCCTTTGAACTCGATCGGTACTGCCGAATAGACCTTGCGCACCTGTTCTTGGCCGCACTTGGGGCAGACCCGGATGGGTTCGTCGCTAAAGGATTGCTCTTTG
This window of the Bombiscardovia nodaiensis genome carries:
- a CDS encoding large conductance mechanosensitive channel protein MscL: MASGKTSMTQQASHAARELSAISNKGPLSGFKQFISRGSMVDMAVGVVMGSAVTAVVNSIVKNFLSPLIAMIFGKPDLSGLLTISNGKATISFGAILGEVINFLLVAAAIYFCVILPINKLRDLTRTATGQDKEDSKDDAKPSTDEQTVELLQSILKELRSQEPGRRQVTGQASSQTPQSFSAGNRPQ
- the ebgA_1 gene encoding evolved beta-galactosidase subunit alpha — its product is MPTYHYRCKNCGYDFTKEQSFSDEPIRVCPKCGQEQVRKVYSAVPIEFKGHGFYRTDGASSSKSSSSK